A genomic segment from Bradyrhizobium diazoefficiens USDA 110 encodes:
- a CDS encoding peroxiredoxin, translated as MSKKSQKKSSKTPSGTTAAKKKASKTRAATQTKSAKTQRTPASKSTGSIAKAASHGAASKQLNSSRSAPASAARQVLAEGQKAPAFRLPRDGGGAVTLSDYAGRKLVLFFYPRADTPGCTREAIDFTRLADAFAAAGTAVIGISADSLKAQEKFRDKHSLGIPLISDEKHEMLEAYGAWGEKSMYGKSFLGILRTTVLVGSDGKVARIWRNVRVDGHADQVLEAATSL; from the coding sequence ATGTCCAAGAAATCCCAAAAGAAATCGTCCAAAACGCCCTCCGGCACGACAGCGGCAAAAAAGAAGGCCTCGAAAACCCGGGCAGCGACTCAAACAAAGTCCGCGAAAACACAGCGGACACCGGCGAGCAAATCAACCGGGAGCATAGCAAAAGCAGCATCGCATGGCGCCGCATCGAAACAGTTAAATTCCTCCAGATCGGCCCCTGCGTCTGCGGCCAGGCAGGTCCTGGCCGAGGGGCAGAAGGCCCCAGCCTTCCGCCTGCCCCGCGACGGCGGCGGCGCGGTCACGCTGTCGGATTATGCCGGCCGGAAGCTCGTCCTGTTCTTCTACCCCCGCGCCGATACGCCCGGCTGCACCAGGGAGGCCATCGACTTCACGCGCCTGGCCGACGCCTTCGCCGCGGCCGGAACGGCCGTGATCGGTATTTCCGCGGATTCGTTAAAGGCCCAGGAGAAATTCCGCGACAAGCACAGCCTCGGCATTCCACTGATCTCGGACGAGAAGCACGAGATGCTGGAGGCGTATGGCGCCTGGGGCGAAAAATCCATGTATGGCAAGAGCTTCCTCGGGATTCTTCGCACCACGGTGCTGGTCGGAAGCGACGGCAAAGTGGCCAGGATCTGGCGTAACGTCCGGGTCGACGGCCATGCCGACCAGGTGCTGGAAGCGGCAACAAGTCTTTAA
- a CDS encoding TetR/AcrR family transcriptional regulator encodes MIETIAHPVHEKESAPAGRKMDIVIRAAWQLFLEQGFSATSMDAIAKAAGVSKATLYAYFPSKEALFASLIVAECESLQRDLPVPKLSAGLSEALRDFARQYLHTFIHRKDVAFVRIIANESGRFPVLARLFYESGPEATIRRLAQFLEEARAARVLEFDDPMEAANQFLSLVRGELPLLIVLGLSDLTEEAIEQEIEAGLKFFLKACQPRA; translated from the coding sequence TTGATCGAAACGATCGCCCATCCTGTTCACGAGAAGGAGAGCGCACCAGCGGGCCGCAAGATGGACATCGTCATCCGAGCGGCGTGGCAGCTTTTTCTCGAGCAGGGCTTTTCCGCAACCAGTATGGACGCCATCGCGAAAGCCGCCGGCGTGTCGAAGGCCACGCTCTACGCGTATTTCCCGAGCAAGGAGGCTTTGTTCGCCTCGCTGATCGTGGCGGAGTGCGAGAGCCTGCAACGCGATTTGCCCGTGCCCAAACTGTCCGCCGGACTGTCTGAGGCGCTGCGGGATTTCGCCAGGCAATACCTCCACACCTTCATCCATCGAAAGGACGTTGCCTTCGTCCGCATCATCGCCAACGAGAGCGGTCGGTTTCCCGTGCTCGCCCGGCTCTTCTATGAAAGCGGACCCGAGGCGACGATTCGGCGGCTCGCTCAATTCCTCGAAGAAGCCAGGGCTGCGAGGGTCTTGGAGTTTGACGATCCGATGGAAGCCGCCAATCAATTCCTGAGCCTGGTCCGCGGCGAACTACCGCTGCTGATTGTACTGGGCCTCAGCGATCTCACGGAGGAGGCGATCGAGCAGGAGATCGAAGCAGGACTCAAATTCTTCCTGAAGGCGTGTCAGCCTCGCGCCTGA
- a CDS encoding M23 family metallopeptidase: MSKSSAQYSQYPQHHPHDHGRALHRRPAAATAAIAIPLPATDDAYTIVHAGKQVRFGPVVFWIVVGTVVLLGLWSAATATYFAFRDDVLTRLIARQAEMQYAYEDRIAELRAKVDRTTSRQLLDQEQFDQKLDQIMKRQTALESRATALGAMPDVTGSIPRSTPQRGDAGQSTTQGTPKPSPISDTVIFVAPPDREARLESRAPAVMAPQANQFAKNQGFDNVLVRLTTSLDQVERRQMAALSAVEDGMDSRMRRMRGVVSDLGLNLASLEAAVPRTAMGGPFVPVKLTPNAGPFEKQLNRINVTRAEMDRLNRTLALVPYRKPVIGEVEFTSGFGVRSDPFLGRPAMHTGLDFRAATGDPVRVTANGKVVSAGWSGGYGRMIEVDHGNGLATRYGHLSEINVKVGEIVKIGQVVGLVGSTGRSTGPHLHYETRIDGEAVDPQKFLRAGVRLSAG; the protein is encoded by the coding sequence ATGTCGAAAAGTTCTGCCCAATACTCGCAGTACCCCCAACATCATCCTCACGACCACGGACGGGCCCTCCATCGCCGTCCAGCCGCCGCAACAGCGGCAATTGCGATTCCCCTGCCCGCGACCGACGACGCCTACACCATCGTCCATGCCGGCAAGCAGGTGCGCTTCGGGCCCGTGGTGTTCTGGATCGTGGTCGGCACGGTCGTGCTGCTCGGACTCTGGTCGGCCGCGACCGCCACCTACTTTGCCTTTCGCGACGATGTCCTGACCCGGCTGATCGCCCGCCAGGCCGAGATGCAGTACGCCTATGAGGACCGCATCGCCGAGCTGCGCGCCAAGGTCGATCGCACCACCAGCCGGCAGCTGCTCGACCAGGAACAGTTCGACCAGAAGCTCGACCAGATCATGAAGCGCCAGACGGCGCTGGAGTCCCGGGCCACGGCGCTCGGGGCCATGCCTGACGTGACAGGCTCGATTCCCCGTTCGACCCCGCAGCGTGGCGACGCCGGCCAGAGCACGACGCAGGGCACGCCAAAGCCGTCGCCGATCAGCGACACCGTGATCTTCGTGGCGCCGCCGGATCGCGAAGCGCGGCTCGAGTCGCGCGCGCCGGCGGTCATGGCCCCACAGGCCAATCAGTTCGCCAAGAACCAGGGTTTCGACAATGTCCTGGTCCGCCTCACCACCTCGCTCGATCAGGTCGAGCGTCGTCAGATGGCGGCGCTCAGCGCCGTCGAGGACGGCATGGATTCGCGCATGCGCCGGATGCGCGGCGTGGTCAGCGATCTCGGTTTGAACCTCGCCAGTCTCGAAGCCGCCGTGCCGCGGACCGCGATGGGTGGGCCGTTCGTGCCCGTCAAGCTGACGCCCAATGCCGGGCCGTTCGAGAAGCAGCTCAATCGCATCAACGTCACCCGCGCCGAGATGGACCGGCTCAATCGCACGCTGGCGCTGGTGCCCTATCGCAAGCCCGTCATCGGCGAGGTCGAGTTCACCTCCGGATTCGGCGTGCGCAGCGATCCATTCCTGGGTCGGCCTGCGATGCATACCGGCCTCGACTTCCGTGCCGCCACGGGCGATCCGGTCCGCGTCACCGCCAACGGCAAGGTGGTCTCGGCCGGCTGGTCCGGGGGCTATGGCCGCATGATCGAGGTCGACCACGGCAACGGACTTGCGACCCGCTACGGCCATCTCTCCGAGATCAACGTCAAGGTCGGCGAGATCGTGAAGATCGGCCAGGTCGTCGGTCTCGTCGGCTCGACCGGCCGTTCCACCGGTCCACATCTGCACTACGAAACCCGCATCGACGGCGAAGCGGTCGACCCGCAGAAGTTCCTGCGCGCGGGCGTGCGTCTCAGTGCGGGCTAG